A portion of the Cervus canadensis isolate Bull #8, Minnesota chromosome 26, ASM1932006v1, whole genome shotgun sequence genome contains these proteins:
- the MXD4 gene encoding max dimerization protein 4 isoform X1 gives MELNSLLILLEAAEYLERRDREAEHGYASVLPFDGDFARKKTKAAGLVRKAPNNRSSHNELEKHRRAKLRLYLEQLKQLVPLGPDSTRHTTLSLLKRAKMHIKKLEEQDRRALSIKEQLQREHRFLKRRLEQLSAQSLERVRTDSTGSAVSTDDSEQEVDVEGMEFGPGELDSVGSSSDVDDHYSLRGSGCSHGSFGPPCRRPGRPGLS, from the exons ATGGAGCTGAACTCCCTGCTGATCCTGCTGGAGGCGGCCGAGTACCTGGAGCGCAGGGACCGAG AGGCCGAGCATGGCTACGCGTCGGTGCTGCCCTTCGACGGCGACTTCGccaggaagaaaacaaaggcGGCCGGCCTGGTGCGCAAGGCCCCGAACAACAG GTCCTCACACAATGAACTAGAAAAGCACAG ACGAGCCAAACTCCGGCTCTACCTGGAGCAGCTCAAGCAGCTAGTGCCCCTGGGCCCGGACAGCACCCGCCATACCACACTGAGCCTCCTGAAGCGCGCCAAGATGCACATCAAG aaaCTGGAGGAGCAGGATCGGCGGGCGCTGAGCATCAAGGAGCAGCTGCAGCGGGAGCATCGCTTCCTGAAGCGGCGCCTGGAGCAGCTGTCGGCACAGAGCCTGGAGCGCGTGCGCACCGACAGCACGGGCTCCGCAGTCTCCACCGATGACTCGGAGCAAG AAGTGGACGTCGAGGGCATGGAGTTTGGCCCCGGCGAGCTGGACAGTGTGGGCAGCAGCAGTGACGTGGACGACCACTACAGCCTGCGGGGCAGCGGCTGCAGCCACGGCAGCTTCGGGCCCCCGTGCCGGCGGCCTGGCCGCCCCGGCCTCTCGTAG
- the MXD4 gene encoding max dimerization protein 4 isoform X2: MELNSLLILLEAAEYLERRDREAEHGYASVLPFDGDFARKKTKAAGLVRKAPNNRRAKLRLYLEQLKQLVPLGPDSTRHTTLSLLKRAKMHIKKLEEQDRRALSIKEQLQREHRFLKRRLEQLSAQSLERVRTDSTGSAVSTDDSEQEVDVEGMEFGPGELDSVGSSSDVDDHYSLRGSGCSHGSFGPPCRRPGRPGLS, from the exons ATGGAGCTGAACTCCCTGCTGATCCTGCTGGAGGCGGCCGAGTACCTGGAGCGCAGGGACCGAG AGGCCGAGCATGGCTACGCGTCGGTGCTGCCCTTCGACGGCGACTTCGccaggaagaaaacaaaggcGGCCGGCCTGGTGCGCAAGGCCCCGAACAACAG ACGAGCCAAACTCCGGCTCTACCTGGAGCAGCTCAAGCAGCTAGTGCCCCTGGGCCCGGACAGCACCCGCCATACCACACTGAGCCTCCTGAAGCGCGCCAAGATGCACATCAAG aaaCTGGAGGAGCAGGATCGGCGGGCGCTGAGCATCAAGGAGCAGCTGCAGCGGGAGCATCGCTTCCTGAAGCGGCGCCTGGAGCAGCTGTCGGCACAGAGCCTGGAGCGCGTGCGCACCGACAGCACGGGCTCCGCAGTCTCCACCGATGACTCGGAGCAAG AAGTGGACGTCGAGGGCATGGAGTTTGGCCCCGGCGAGCTGGACAGTGTGGGCAGCAGCAGTGACGTGGACGACCACTACAGCCTGCGGGGCAGCGGCTGCAGCCACGGCAGCTTCGGGCCCCCGTGCCGGCGGCCTGGCCGCCCCGGCCTCTCGTAG